In the Anaerostipes caccae L1-92 genome, CACCCGCAATCTTTAGTTTTACTCCCAACGAACCACAAGCCCGGACGACTTCTGTACCAATTATCCCAGCACAAAAAGCATTTCCAATCGATCCTGTCTTCTTCCACTTAGGCCTGCCAGTTTGGCCTGCTACTTTTTTAAGATAAGAAATTTTGTCACAGATCAATGTTTCTCTTAGTAAGGAACTTAAGGTAATGGCTGTTCCAATCTCCAGATCCCCATTTTCCTTCACAGATATTCTTTGAAGTTCTGGTATCCTGCCGATACTGAGCAGAACACGTCCTGTTGTCTCTCCATTGCGTTTCTTTATAAACACATCACTTTCTCTGCTTACAATCCTGGCCTTAGGATTTTTTTTCAAAAAAGCAATTGCTTCTCCCACTGTACTTGCTTCATAATAGTACATAATGTCATACATTTCCCTTTCATAGTCCTTTCTCTCTATCTATTTTATTGGTAATATTTATATTTTACTTAATTTCATTATCTGCTGCTGTTTCTTACGTATTCTCTCCAAAAAATAGCGTAAACAGCAAATCAAACAGGTTTCACGATTTAAAAAATCGGGACCTCTTTAAAGAGTCCCGATTTTTAACTAATTCTCTTTTTTTATTTCACCCTCACACATACTTTTGCTTTATACTTTCCACATTTCACGGTCACGTAAGTCTTCCCTTTTTTCTTTGCCTTAAACTTTCCACTCTTTGAGATCTTTCCGATCTTCTTTTTGGAGACAGACCATTTCAGTTTCCCTTTGATTCCATAGGCCTTTGCCTTAAATTTATAACTCTTTCCTTTTTTAATCGTCTTTTTTACTTTGATCAGCTTCACATAGCCTTTAACCGTAATGCTAGACTTTAAGTAA is a window encoding:
- a CDS encoding FAD binding domain-containing protein, giving the protein MYYYEASTVGEAIAFLKKNPKARIVSRESDVFIKKRNGETTGRVLLSIGRIPELQRISVKENGDLEIGTAITLSSLLRETLICDKISYLKKVAGQTGRPKWKKTGSIGNAFCAGIIGTEVVRACGSLGVKLKIAGEHGTRVLPVKDFYSVSVKPVLKPGELLTYIIVPKRQSPSLSVIK